The Arachis hypogaea cultivar Tifrunner chromosome 16, arahy.Tifrunner.gnm2.J5K5, whole genome shotgun sequence genome contains a region encoding:
- the LOC112757069 gene encoding uncharacterized protein, with protein sequence MDFTKAGNTRKLQLEELECLRMEAYENARIYKEKTKAFHDHHICKKYFQEGDEVLLYNSKLRFMPGKLRSRWDGPFKVKEVKPYGVVELFHPQSGATFKVNGHRLNKYHGYKSPREVEVFLLEDAPKGGES encoded by the coding sequence ATGGATTTCACCAAGGCGGGCAACACAAGAAAATTGCAACTAGAAGAACTCGAATGTCTTAGGATGGAGGCCTACGAGAATGCAAGGATTTATAAGGAGAAAACTAAGGCATTCCATGATCACCATATCTGCAAGAAATATTTCCAAGAGGGTGATGAAGTTCTTCTATACAACTCAAAACTCAGATTCATGCCCGGAAAGCTCCGTTCAAGGTGGGATGGTCCCTTTAAAGTGAAGGAAGTGAAGCCCTATGGTGTGGTCGAGCTATTCCACCCTCAAAGTGGTGCAACATTCAAAGTGAACGGTCACAGGCTAAATAAATATCATGGTTATAAGTCACCAAGGGAAGTGGAGGTGTTCCTTCTTGAAGATGCACCCAAAGGAGGAGAATCTTAA